In Bacteroidota bacterium, the sequence ACAGGTCCTCCTGAATTTTATTCAGGAAAACGCTCCGATAAAAGCACCCACCGCACATCGCCACGCATTTGGTGGACGTCCACGCGCTAACTTGCTGAAAACGAATTAATCTTTGCTAGCTACTATTTTTCTGAACACCCTTGACACCGAACAAGGAATTTTGAAGGTCGAAGTTTAACAACCTTCAACCCCCTCACATCATTTCAATCGTAATCACGCAATCCTTGGTGGTTAATTCGATTGCTTTATTTTCGTTGGCGAGTGCATATTGCTCAATGGCTTCTGGCAGTACTTCTTTTGGGGTATCCATTTTGAAGAGCGTATCAGCCACAACCCACCAATCTTCTGTTGTCAGGTGGACTTCTGCTTTGCCGTCCTGGGTTACCATGGTTGCATAGCTTAATACGCGGTTCAGGTGGTGGATGCCCATTTTCTGATGCAGGTTCGGATCCATAAAATTTCAGCGCCGTGTCGGCGTAACTAACGAGAGGGTTGATTATCTGGTAAAAAAGAAGTATCCCTGAAAATGATCCGGCCCTACATAAACCAGATACAGTTTATGCTGTATCTTCTGCTAAACTTTTCAAAGTAGGTAGTTCATGAAGCAGTACCTGGACTTGCTCAGACACGTGAAAGACAACGGTGTCCGTAGAGGTGACCGCACCGGCACCGGCACGCTGAGCGTTTTTGGTTATCAAATGCGGTTTGACTTGCGGGATGGTTTTCCGCTGGTGACCACAAAAAAAGTGTTTTTTAAAGGGTTGACCCACGAAATGCTCTGGTTTTTGCAGGGGGGGACCAACGTTGGGTACCTCAATGAGCATGGCATCAAAATCTGGAACGACTGGGCTGATGAGAACGGTGATCTGGGGCCTGTTTATGGTAAACAGTGGCGCCAGTGGGAAACGCGTTCGGGCGCGAATATCGACCAGATCTCTCAGGCGATTGAAAGCATCAAAAATAATCCAGAGTCCCGTCGGCATATTGTTCAGGCCTGGAATGTAGCAGAGATTCAAGACATGGCGCTGCCGCCATGCCATATGTTTTTTCAGTTTTATGTGGCTGAGAAACGGTTATCATGCTCGCTCTACGTACGTTCAAATGACCTTTTCCTGGGCGCGCCGTTCAATATTGGGCAGTATGCACTTTTAACCCATATGATTGCGCAGCAGTGTGACCTGGATGTAGGAGATCTAATCTATACCATCGGAGACGCGCATATTTACCTCAACCATCTTGAGCAGGTGGAAGAGCAGTTGGAGCGGGAGCCACATCCGTTACCACGTCTACTTATCAAGCGCCGGCCCGATTCTATCTTCGATTACCAGTTCGAAGATTTTGATTTGATCAATTACAAACATCACCCACGAATCAAGGCGCCGATCGCCGTTTAGCGTGTTTCTATGGAAGTAGTAAAACCGGAAATTGTCCTTATCGCTGCAGTTGCCGAAAAAAACCGTGTGATCGGAAATGACCTGAGCTTGCCGTGGCACATCCCTGAAGATCTCAAACACTTCAAGTCGCATACACTTGGACACCCACTCGTTATGGGCAGGCGCACCTTTGAGTCACTTGTTGAACAGTTTGGCGGCCCCTTGCCGAAGCGCCGTAACATTGTCCTGACGTCTAAAGGGCATTTATCCGGCTATCCCGACATTGAAGTGTATGAATCACCGGATGCTATGATGGAAGCCTTGAAAGATGAACCCATCATCTACATTGGGGGCGGGGGTAAAATTTATGAGCACTTTTTGGTGGGTGCAGACAGGCTGGAGTTAACCCTGGTAGAGGGAGATTACGAAGGGAATGCGTTTTTTCCGCCTTTTGAGCATCTGGTTGGTACCCTGTTTGAAATAACAGAGACACGCCCCAGGGATGGTTTTCGGTTCATCACCTACAAGCGCATAGCAGACCAATAGCGTCGATTTCGTTTACCGGACGATGGTCAAGGGCAAGGTTGTCCCTGGCTCGTTCTGCATTCGGATGATATAAACGCCGGCCGGCAGGTTTGAAACAGGGATGTCGAGTTGCTGGGATATTCCTGCCCATCTCGAATAGGCACGTGTATAAACAATCCGACCGAGGAGGTCGACAATTTCTATCTTGTCTGCGCCTGTGTTACCCGGAGTAAGGTTAAGGATAACCCTGTTTACTGCCGGATTCGGATACACCGTGAACTGCGTTGTTGCTAGAGGAGGTTCGTTTTCATTCGCAACTGAAATTGAGCCATTCGGTGCAAAGCGCGCCACAAAGCCGTCAAAGCTACCGGCGCTTGCGAGCAATAGGGTATCTGCACCTACATCGAAATCCACTTCGTCCTGGAAATAACCTGTCAGGTATGCATTGCCGGCCTCGTTGAGTGCTACCCCTGTTGGGACTTCCGTTAATGGGCCACCCAGGGCATTTGCCCACCGGAAACTGCCGTTGCTATCATAACTGGCGAGGAGCAGGTCTTGCTCGCCGTTGCTTGTCAGGCGAAGCGTCGACTGCGGATTTGGAAAAATTTCGCCAGCAAAAAAACCACTGACGATAAGGTCGCCATTGCTATTGAGTCCAATGTCGCTACCCTGGGCAAAGCCGGTGCCGAGCGGGAAAACCCACGCGAGCG encodes:
- a CDS encoding thymidylate synthase, coding for MKQYLDLLRHVKDNGVRRGDRTGTGTLSVFGYQMRFDLRDGFPLVTTKKVFFKGLTHEMLWFLQGGTNVGYLNEHGIKIWNDWADENGDLGPVYGKQWRQWETRSGANIDQISQAIESIKNNPESRRHIVQAWNVAEIQDMALPPCHMFFQFYVAEKRLSCSLYVRSNDLFLGAPFNIGQYALLTHMIAQQCDLDVGDLIYTIGDAHIYLNHLEQVEEQLEREPHPLPRLLIKRRPDSIFDYQFEDFDLINYKHHPRIKAPIAV
- a CDS encoding dihydrofolate reductase, producing the protein MEVVKPEIVLIAAVAEKNRVIGNDLSLPWHIPEDLKHFKSHTLGHPLVMGRRTFESLVEQFGGPLPKRRNIVLTSKGHLSGYPDIEVYESPDAMMEALKDEPIIYIGGGGKIYEHFLVGADRLELTLVEGDYEGNAFFPPFEHLVGTLFEITETRPRDGFRFITYKRIADQ